A window of Jannaschia sp. M317 contains these coding sequences:
- a CDS encoding L-glutamate gamma-semialdehyde dehydrogenase: protein MIRASQPEDAMPAFSAPYAPADETLIAPLMKHAQIQPKVQAAATQLIQAIRKAHTRIGGLEDFLRDYDLSTREGLALMAMAEALLRVPDKATQDALIADKIGAGDWSGQEPSEAWLVSAATWGLGLSSRLLRPGDTVEGVVGGLTRRIGAPAVRAGVQQAMRFMGHQFVLGESIEAALKRARESEAKGALHSYDMLGEGARTWGDARRYADSYARAIAAIGRAAGTRALPHRPGISVKLSALHPRYEARNRAAVLAELVPVLIELATQAKAHNLNFTVDAEEQERLELSIDVIEAAFADDRLRGWNGFGLAIQAYGKRALPLIDRIGALARQHGQTLMVRLVKGAYWDTEVKHAQVEGQTDFPVFTRKAVTDLNYLACAERMLALRPVLYPQFATHNALSIAAILDMAATSGREDGYEFQRLHGMGEALYAGLRRISDVPCRIYAPVGGHRDLLAYLVRRLLENGASTSFVAKAGDDDVPVADLLSIPDDLRTAPRHPRIALPGALFGARVNSRGMTFGDRVDLDMLGQAMARASTAPAAPQVDPTDAMTRAARAFPAWSATPVQTRAQALRRAADLLEEHRAPLMATLAHEAGKTIDDGIAEVREAVDFLRYYADEAEPLCTPRALPGPTGESNRWQVQGRGVFLTIAPWNFPLAIFLGQCAAALAVGNTVVAKPAPQTPRIAAQAVALLHQAGVPADALVLVPGGPEVGQKLTSDPRLAGVAFTGSTGTARAINRALAASDGPIVPLIAETGGINAMIADATALPEQVADAVVMSAFRSAGQRCSACRILYVQEDVADRMIEMIAGNAATLRLGDPMDTATDVGPIIDQPALDRLTAHVARHKIAFQGAAPEGLFLAPTIIELAPDQTLTEEVFGPILHVKRYKAGTLDKVLAEVNGTGYGLTFGLHSRIDATIAKVTAAVGAGNVYVNRNQIGAIVGSQPFGGHGLSGTGPKAGGPLYLPRFATERVVSTDTTAAGGNASLIAMAEVSTG from the coding sequence ATGATCCGCGCAAGCCAACCCGAGGATGCCATGCCCGCCTTTTCCGCCCCCTATGCACCCGCCGACGAAACCCTGATCGCGCCGCTGATGAAACACGCGCAGATCCAGCCAAAGGTGCAGGCCGCCGCGACCCAGTTGATCCAGGCCATTCGCAAGGCCCACACCCGTATCGGCGGGCTCGAAGACTTCCTGCGGGACTATGACCTGAGCACGCGCGAGGGGCTGGCGCTGATGGCAATGGCCGAGGCGCTGCTGCGGGTGCCGGACAAGGCGACGCAGGATGCGTTGATCGCCGACAAGATCGGGGCGGGCGACTGGTCGGGGCAGGAGCCGTCCGAAGCCTGGCTCGTGTCGGCCGCGACCTGGGGGCTGGGCCTGTCCTCTCGCCTGCTGCGGCCCGGCGACACGGTCGAGGGCGTGGTCGGCGGTTTGACCCGCCGGATCGGGGCCCCTGCCGTGCGCGCCGGTGTGCAACAGGCAATGCGCTTCATGGGGCACCAGTTCGTCCTGGGCGAAAGCATCGAGGCCGCCCTGAAACGCGCCCGCGAAAGCGAGGCGAAGGGTGCGCTGCATTCCTACGACATGCTGGGCGAAGGCGCGCGGACCTGGGGCGATGCCCGCCGGTATGCCGACAGCTATGCGCGCGCCATCGCAGCCATCGGTCGCGCCGCCGGGACGCGGGCCCTGCCCCACCGCCCCGGTATCTCGGTCAAGCTGTCCGCCCTGCACCCCCGATACGAGGCCCGCAACCGCGCCGCCGTCCTGGCAGAGCTGGTGCCCGTCCTGATCGAGCTGGCCACACAGGCCAAGGCCCACAACCTGAACTTCACCGTCGACGCGGAGGAGCAGGAGCGGCTGGAGCTGTCAATAGATGTGATCGAGGCCGCCTTTGCCGACGACCGGCTGCGCGGGTGGAACGGGTTCGGCCTGGCGATCCAGGCCTATGGCAAACGCGCCCTGCCACTGATCGACCGGATCGGCGCATTGGCACGGCAGCATGGCCAGACCCTGATGGTGCGGCTCGTCAAAGGGGCCTACTGGGACACGGAGGTCAAACACGCCCAGGTCGAGGGTCAGACCGATTTCCCCGTCTTTACCCGCAAGGCCGTCACGGACCTCAACTATCTGGCCTGCGCCGAACGGATGCTGGCGCTGCGCCCCGTGCTCTACCCGCAGTTCGCGACCCACAACGCCCTGAGCATCGCGGCGATCCTCGACATGGCCGCGACCTCGGGGCGGGAGGATGGGTACGAGTTCCAGCGCCTGCACGGCATGGGCGAAGCGCTTTATGCCGGACTGCGCCGCATCAGCGATGTGCCCTGCCGGATCTATGCGCCCGTGGGCGGGCACCGCGACCTGCTGGCCTATCTGGTGCGCCGCCTGCTGGAAAACGGGGCCTCCACCTCCTTTGTGGCCAAGGCGGGGGACGACGATGTGCCGGTTGCCGACCTGCTGTCGATCCCGGATGATCTGCGCACTGCGCCACGACATCCGCGCATCGCCTTGCCCGGTGCGTTGTTCGGCGCGCGGGTCAATTCGCGCGGCATGACCTTTGGCGACCGGGTGGACCTGGACATGCTGGGCCAGGCCATGGCCCGCGCGTCGACGGCACCCGCCGCCCCGCAGGTCGACCCAACAGACGCCATGACCCGCGCCGCCCGTGCCTTTCCCGCCTGGTCCGCCACCCCGGTGCAAACCCGCGCCCAGGCCCTGCGCCGCGCCGCCGACCTGTTGGAGGAGCATCGCGCCCCATTGATGGCGACCTTGGCCCACGAGGCCGGCAAGACCATCGACGACGGCATCGCCGAAGTGCGCGAGGCGGTGGATTTCCTGCGCTACTATGCCGACGAAGCCGAACCGCTGTGCACCCCGCGGGCCTTGCCCGGCCCCACCGGCGAATCGAACCGCTGGCAGGTTCAGGGGCGGGGCGTGTTCCTGACCATCGCGCCCTGGAACTTTCCCCTGGCGATCTTCTTGGGGCAATGTGCCGCCGCCCTGGCCGTGGGCAATACCGTCGTCGCCAAGCCCGCGCCCCAGACCCCGCGCATCGCCGCGCAGGCCGTGGCGCTGTTGCACCAGGCGGGCGTGCCCGCAGACGCGTTGGTCCTGGTGCCCGGCGGGCCGGAGGTGGGACAGAAACTGACCTCGGACCCCCGTCTGGCCGGAGTGGCCTTTACAGGGTCCACAGGAACGGCGCGCGCCATCAACCGGGCGCTGGCGGCCAGCGACGGGCCCATCGTCCCGCTGATCGCGGAAACCGGTGGCATCAACGCCATGATTGCCGATGCGACCGCCCTGCCCGAACAGGTGGCCGATGCCGTGGTCATGTCGGCCTTCCGCTCGGCCGGGCAACGGTGTTCGGCCTGCCGGATTCTTTATGTGCAGGAAGACGTCGCCGACCGGATGATCGAGATGATCGCCGGCAATGCCGCGACCCTGCGCCTGGGCGACCCGATGGACACCGCCACCGACGTGGGACCGATCATCGACCAGCCCGCGTTGGACCGGCTGACCGCTCACGTTGCCCGCCACAAGATCGCGTTTCAGGGTGCGGCCCCCGAAGGTCTGTTCCTGGCGCCCACGATCATCGAACTGGCCCCCGACCAAACCCTGACGGAAGAGGTGTTCGGCCCCATTCTGCACGTCAAACGATACAAGGCAGGCACGTTGGACAAGGTTCTGGCAGAGGTGAATGGCACCGGCTACGGCCTGACCTTTGGGCTGCACAGCCGGATTGACGCAACCATCGCCAAGGTGACGGCGGCGGTGGGCGCGGGCAATGTCTATGTGAACCGCAATCAGATCGGGGCGATTGTCGGGTCACAGCCATTCGGCGGACATGGCCTGTCGGGGACGGGACCAAAGGCGGGCGGGCCGCTTTACCTGCCGCGTTTCGCGACCGAACGCGTCGTATCCACGGACACCACCGCGGCAGGGGGCAACGCCAGTCTGATCGCCATGGCGGAGGTCAGCACCGGCTGA
- a CDS encoding Lrp/AsnC ligand binding domain-containing protein, which translates to MSLDRQDRSILRLLQQDGRISVTALADQIGLSANATAERIRRLQRDGVIEGFHARLSAKALGRDLLAFVEVKLDRTSADVFEAFAEAIRQAEDVEECHMVAGGFDYLLKTRHRDMAAYRAFLSETLLTLPGVRETHTYAVMEEVRSGAGLPV; encoded by the coding sequence ATGTCTTTGGACCGGCAAGATCGCAGCATTCTACGCCTTTTGCAGCAGGATGGTCGGATCAGCGTGACGGCGTTGGCGGATCAGATCGGTCTGTCCGCCAACGCCACGGCAGAGAGGATACGCCGCCTGCAGCGGGACGGTGTGATCGAGGGGTTCCACGCGCGCCTGTCCGCCAAGGCGCTGGGCCGCGACCTGCTTGCCTTCGTCGAGGTGAAACTGGATCGCACCAGTGCGGATGTCTTCGAGGCTTTCGCCGAGGCGATTCGTCAGGCCGAAGACGTGGAGGAATGCCACATGGTCGCGGGCGGTTTCGATTACCTGCTCAAGACGCGCCACCGCGATATGGCGGCCTATCGCGCCTTTCTGTCCGAGACCCTTCTGACCCTGCCGGGGGTGCGCGAAACCCATACCTACGCAGTCATGGAAGAGGTGCGCAGCGGCGCGGGCCTGCCCGTCTAA
- a CDS encoding flagellin produces MSSILTNNGAMVALQTLQSINKNLGMTQSEISTGKSVANAKDNSAVWAISKQMESDVKGFKAIQESLSLGESTVAVARNASETVTDLLTEIKGKIVASQEENVDRAKIQADVAALRDQIGSVVGAAQFNGLNLLNNTETDVDSRNVDVLSSLDRSGSGVAASNISVGKQDLGTGAAAAGTVGLDQSVNSAAVAVGASAEFVTFDGVGADDNLVAGASFLVTGSANFEGDDSGDTYDFSEDVTYVARDGDTLTDVVNNMVERLNYQAEKDGLDITFAANTATAGRIDFTNNYDEAISDSNSVVEQSDIADQATLETEADGTIGGGLELLEDFDVTTDEGSAAALQAIEGLIQSSIDSAASFGSVQGRIETQSDFVSKLSDSLTSGIGSLVDANMEEASARLQALQVQQQLATQSLSIANQAPQSILSLFR; encoded by the coding sequence ATGTCCAGCATTCTGACCAACAACGGCGCGATGGTCGCGCTTCAGACTCTGCAATCCATCAACAAGAACCTGGGTATGACCCAGTCCGAAATCTCCACCGGCAAGTCGGTGGCGAACGCCAAGGACAACTCTGCCGTCTGGGCCATCTCCAAGCAGATGGAATCCGACGTGAAAGGCTTCAAGGCCATTCAGGAAAGCCTGTCGCTGGGTGAATCCACCGTCGCCGTCGCACGCAATGCGTCCGAGACGGTCACCGACCTGCTGACGGAAATCAAAGGCAAGATCGTCGCCTCGCAGGAAGAGAACGTCGACCGCGCCAAGATCCAGGCCGACGTGGCCGCCCTGCGCGATCAGATCGGATCGGTTGTCGGTGCCGCGCAGTTCAACGGTCTGAACCTGCTCAACAATACCGAAACCGATGTCGATTCGCGCAACGTTGACGTGCTGTCGTCGCTGGATCGCTCGGGCAGCGGTGTGGCTGCGTCGAACATCAGCGTTGGCAAGCAGGATCTGGGAACGGGCGCCGCGGCAGCCGGCACCGTGGGTCTGGATCAATCCGTCAACAGCGCGGCCGTTGCCGTCGGGGCCTCGGCCGAATTCGTGACCTTCGACGGTGTTGGTGCGGACGACAACCTGGTCGCTGGTGCCAGCTTTCTCGTCACCGGGTCAGCGAACTTCGAAGGCGACGACTCGGGCGATACTTACGACTTCTCCGAGGATGTGACCTATGTCGCCCGTGATGGGGATACGTTGACCGACGTCGTGAACAACATGGTCGAGCGGCTGAACTACCAGGCCGAGAAGGACGGCCTGGACATCACCTTTGCCGCCAACACGGCAACCGCGGGCCGGATCGATTTCACCAACAACTACGACGAAGCGATCTCCGACTCCAACAGCGTGGTCGAGCAGTCTGATATTGCCGACCAGGCCACCCTGGAAACCGAAGCCGACGGCACCATCGGCGGCGGGCTGGAACTGCTCGAAGATTTCGATGTGACCACGGACGAAGGTTCGGCCGCGGCGCTTCAGGCCATCGAAGGTTTGATCCAGTCCTCCATCGACTCGGCTGCGTCGTTCGGCTCCGTTCAGGGCCGCATCGAAACTCAGTCGGATTTTGTGTCCAAGCTTTCGGACTCCCTGACATCGGGTATCGGCTCCCTCGTGGATGCCAATATGGAAGAAGCCTCGGCCCGTCTGCAGGCGCTTCAGGTGCAGCAGCAGCTGGCAACGCAGTCGCTGTCGATCGCCAACCAGGCGCCGCAGTCGATCCTGTCGCTGTTCCGCTAA
- a CDS encoding flagellar biosynthesis regulator FlaF, with protein sequence MLNVHAAAAAAYGALDAQIVDPTRAEAMVFAKVTRRLEAIFADPASSHAARVGVLHDNRRLWLAAAAAVADDGNELTPQLRASLLGLSGFVERHTRAVLKGEAKADVLSEINRRVVGGLSHGAR encoded by the coding sequence ATGCTGAACGTTCATGCTGCCGCCGCCGCCGCCTATGGCGCGCTGGATGCGCAGATCGTCGATCCGACCCGCGCCGAAGCGATGGTCTTTGCCAAAGTCACCCGCCGGTTGGAGGCGATTTTCGCCGATCCCGCCAGCAGCCATGCCGCCCGGGTCGGCGTGCTCCACGATAATCGTCGCCTCTGGCTGGCCGCTGCCGCAGCTGTCGCCGACGACGGCAACGAACTGACCCCGCAGCTGCGGGCCTCACTCCTGGGTCTTTCCGGTTTCGTTGAACGTCATACCCGCGCCGTCCTCAAGGGGGAGGCGAAGGCCGATGTCCTGTCGGAAATCAACCGCCGGGTGGTCGGCGGCCTGTCGCACGGGGCCCGCTGA
- a CDS encoding flagellar biosynthesis repressor FlbT, translating to MAGLMLKFPAGDRIVLNGAVIENVGRGARLRVLTPDTQLLRLRDAINPEEAGTPVGRLAHSVQLMLVGECDVAKVLPDTLAAFAPLRLAFVDDEDRLCIDEVTGHLEAMQFYQALRALGRLRKREAAILSRGLP from the coding sequence ATGGCCGGGCTCATGCTCAAGTTTCCGGCCGGTGACCGCATCGTTCTCAACGGGGCCGTCATCGAAAACGTGGGTCGGGGCGCGCGGCTGCGGGTCTTGACGCCCGATACGCAACTGCTGCGGCTGCGCGATGCCATCAACCCCGAAGAGGCGGGCACGCCGGTCGGGCGGTTGGCGCATTCGGTGCAGCTGATGCTGGTTGGTGAATGCGATGTGGCAAAGGTCCTGCCGGACACGTTGGCGGCCTTTGCGCCCTTGCGCCTGGCCTTTGTCGACGACGAGGACCGCCTTTGCATCGACGAGGTGACCGGCCATCTCGAAGCGATGCAGTTTTACCAAGCGCTGCGGGCCCTGGGCCGCCTCCGCAAGCGGGAGGCGGCCATACTTTCCCGCGGTCTGCCATGA
- a CDS encoding DUF1217 domain-containing protein: MTFQPFIPSGGLAGWRFLQNTLDAQKAAHGASPIVQRDLDYFAANIGKVETAEQLVSDFRLLSVALGAFGLSEDVGSKFLIRRVLEEGTIDPESLANKLSDKRYRDLSRAFGFGDFPVANTALSDFPEKIAARYRDQSFEQALGQTDNTMRLALNARRELATISEGEGSNKTKWFTIMGTPPLRSVFEGALNLPTSFATLDLDRQLKVLQERSLSAFGSDQVVDLAEPKTMEKILDRYTAMAGLRGQSASTVTSPALFLLRGF; the protein is encoded by the coding sequence ATGACCTTCCAGCCGTTCATTCCAAGCGGCGGGCTGGCGGGCTGGCGTTTTCTGCAGAACACCCTGGATGCGCAGAAGGCGGCGCATGGGGCGTCTCCGATCGTGCAGCGGGATCTGGATTATTTCGCCGCCAATATCGGCAAGGTGGAAACGGCAGAACAGCTCGTCTCTGACTTCCGTCTTCTATCTGTGGCACTGGGGGCTTTCGGTCTGTCCGAGGACGTCGGCAGCAAGTTCCTGATCCGACGTGTTCTGGAAGAGGGGACGATTGATCCCGAATCTCTCGCCAACAAGCTGTCCGACAAACGGTACCGAGATCTATCGCGCGCCTTTGGTTTCGGCGACTTTCCGGTCGCGAATACCGCGCTTAGCGACTTTCCCGAAAAGATTGCTGCGCGCTACCGTGATCAAAGCTTTGAGCAGGCGCTGGGTCAGACCGACAACACCATGCGGCTTGCGCTTAACGCCCGCAGAGAGTTGGCCACCATCTCCGAGGGAGAGGGGTCCAACAAGACGAAATGGTTCACAATCATGGGCACGCCGCCGCTACGGTCGGTCTTTGAGGGGGCGCTGAACCTGCCGACCAGCTTTGCGACCCTGGACCTCGACCGTCAGTTGAAAGTCCTGCAGGAGCGGAGCCTGTCTGCCTTTGGGTCCGATCAGGTCGTTGACCTGGCAGAGCCGAAAACGATGGAGAAGATCCTCGACCGCTATACCGCGATGGCAGGCCTGCGGGGCCAAAGCGCCAGCACGGTTACATCGCCCGCCCTGTTCTTGCTGCGCGGCTTCTAG
- a CDS encoding FliI/YscN family ATPase → MDIQTFDPFAAIRDSLVGIARTQPVGRITHLDPTGFAVEGLSDHAGLGDEVVYRDADGTPHRAEVVRLDRDSLRATPFGPATGLRIGLTVQPKGQPSLCPDASWIGRVVDPFGRPLDGWPIGGGLARPLHAGPPGAGQRRAMGTRQCTGVAVLDTMLPIVAGQRIGLFAGSGVGKSTLLGLLAQRMQADVCVLALVGERGREVTGFVNDVLGPDGMARTVVMAATSDQPAPLRRRCAFAAMGVAEYFRDRGLRVLFLLDSVSRLAEAHREIATAAGEGADLRGHPASLTPLLAALAERAGPGESGQGDITAIFSVLVAGSDMEEPVADIVRGQLDGHVVLSREIAEAGRFPAVDVLRSVSRSLPEAATPEENALIKEARKLLAVADRSELMVSSGLYDRGSDAGIDRAQSVLPLLHELFAQVGVDSCEASFARLAEILGRGYSGRL, encoded by the coding sequence ATGGACATTCAGACGTTCGACCCGTTTGCCGCGATCCGCGACAGCCTTGTCGGTATCGCGCGGACGCAGCCCGTGGGCCGCATCACTCACCTGGATCCAACCGGGTTCGCGGTCGAGGGTCTGTCCGATCACGCGGGTCTGGGCGACGAGGTTGTGTACCGGGATGCCGACGGCACGCCGCATCGCGCCGAGGTCGTGCGCCTGGACCGCGACAGCCTGCGCGCGACACCCTTTGGGCCTGCAACGGGGTTGCGGATCGGGTTGACGGTGCAGCCCAAGGGGCAACCGTCACTGTGCCCGGATGCCAGTTGGATCGGCCGCGTGGTCGATCCCTTTGGGCGGCCCCTGGACGGTTGGCCCATCGGCGGGGGCCTGGCCCGGCCGTTGCATGCCGGCCCCCCGGGTGCCGGCCAACGGCGCGCCATGGGCACGCGGCAATGCACCGGGGTCGCGGTGCTCGACACGATGTTGCCGATCGTCGCCGGACAGCGGATCGGCCTGTTCGCCGGATCGGGGGTGGGGAAATCAACGTTGCTGGGACTGCTGGCGCAGCGGATGCAGGCCGATGTCTGTGTGCTGGCCCTCGTGGGGGAGCGCGGGCGCGAGGTCACCGGGTTCGTAAATGACGTGCTGGGCCCAGACGGAATGGCCCGCACAGTGGTCATGGCCGCCACATCAGACCAGCCCGCGCCCCTTCGACGACGCTGTGCCTTTGCGGCGATGGGGGTGGCCGAATATTTTCGCGACCGGGGCCTGCGCGTGCTGTTCCTGCTCGACAGTGTTTCGCGCCTCGCCGAGGCGCACCGCGAAATCGCGACCGCAGCGGGCGAAGGGGCGGATCTGCGCGGGCACCCGGCCAGCCTGACGCCTCTGCTGGCCGCCTTGGCCGAGCGGGCGGGCCCCGGGGAGTCCGGACAGGGCGATATCACGGCGATCTTTTCGGTCCTGGTGGCAGGCTCCGACATGGAAGAGCCGGTGGCCGACATCGTGCGCGGCCAGTTGGATGGTCACGTCGTCCTGTCGAGGGAAATCGCGGAGGCAGGACGCTTTCCTGCGGTGGACGTCCTGCGATCCGTGTCCCGCAGCCTGCCCGAAGCAGCTACGCCAGAGGAAAACGCCTTGATCAAGGAAGCCCGCAAATTGCTCGCCGTCGCTGACCGCAGCGAACTCATGGTCAGTTCCGGCCTCTATGACCGGGGGTCGGACGCCGGCATCGACCGCGCGCAATCGGTCCTGCCGCTGCTGCACGAACTCTTTGCTCAGGTCGGGGTGGACAGCTGCGAAGCGTCCTTTGCAAGGCTCGCCGAAATTCTGGGCCGGGGGTATTCGGGACGCCTATGA
- a CDS encoding FlgB family protein, whose amino-acid sequence MTEIALLSLASNAARHAATRQSVIATNVANADTPGFRARDVAPFSAGEDGFALRRSQAGHFAGTPRTAQIFDEIGTAADPNGNTVSLEDQVLRGIETSRAHNRALTVYKASLDILRASIGQR is encoded by the coding sequence GTGACCGAAATTGCCTTGCTCAGCCTGGCGTCGAACGCTGCGCGCCACGCAGCCACCCGACAGTCAGTGATCGCCACCAATGTCGCCAATGCCGACACCCCCGGGTTTCGCGCCCGCGATGTCGCCCCTTTCAGCGCGGGTGAGGATGGGTTCGCCCTGCGCCGTAGCCAGGCGGGGCATTTCGCTGGAACCCCCCGAACCGCCCAGATCTTTGATGAAATCGGGACCGCCGCCGACCCCAACGGCAACACAGTGTCGTTGGAGGATCAGGTTCTGCGCGGGATCGAGACGTCGCGCGCCCACAATCGGGCGCTGACCGTCTACAAGGCGTCGCTCGACATTCTGCGCGCCAGCATCGGGCAGCGGTAA
- the flgC gene encoding flagellar basal body rod protein FlgC produces the protein MAGFSNTMAILSSGMRSQSQRLTHVAENIANADTPGYRRKVVDFRAEVAEGQRTGAVQVGPVRLDRAELDQIHDPAHPMADNEGYYQGSNVNLMTELTDAREAQRTYEANLKMFEQVRRMSSAILDILRR, from the coding sequence ATGGCGGGCTTTTCCAATACGATGGCGATCCTCAGCTCTGGCATGCGCAGTCAGAGCCAGCGCCTGACCCATGTGGCCGAGAACATCGCCAACGCCGACACGCCCGGCTATCGCCGCAAGGTCGTCGATTTCCGCGCCGAAGTGGCCGAAGGCCAGCGCACCGGGGCGGTTCAGGTCGGGCCCGTGCGTTTGGACCGGGCCGAGTTGGACCAGATCCATGACCCTGCGCACCCAATGGCCGACAACGAAGGCTACTATCAGGGGTCCAACGTCAACTTGATGACCGAACTGACGGACGCCCGCGAGGCGCAGCGCACCTACGAAGCCAACCTCAAGATGTTCGAACAGGTCCGCCGCATGTCGTCGGCGATCCTCGATATTCTCAGACGATAG
- the fliE gene encoding flagellar hook-basal body complex protein FliE, translated as MDMSQLSALVRGAGAGASPASATPTGSAAMEAVSGFAKALTEAETQAQAALTTGADPHDLVSALAESKLAVDTVVTVRDRVVEAYQEILRMPV; from the coding sequence ATGGACATGTCCCAACTCTCGGCGCTGGTACGCGGTGCCGGTGCCGGTGCCAGCCCCGCCTCTGCCACGCCCACGGGGTCCGCCGCGATGGAGGCGGTCAGTGGGTTCGCCAAGGCCCTGACCGAGGCCGAGACCCAGGCCCAGGCCGCCCTGACCACGGGGGCCGATCCTCATGATCTCGTCTCGGCCCTGGCCGAAAGCAAATTGGCGGTCGATACCGTCGTGACGGTGCGCGACCGCGTGGTCGAGGCCTATCAGGAAATCCTGCGGATGCCGGTCTAG
- a CDS encoding flagellar biosynthetic protein FliQ, whose translation MSDALFFDTLRQGLWIAVMISAPILLVALVVGLAIGLFQALTSIQEMTLTFVPKMAAILVAFWASMSFMTLTLARYFTDTLVPIIEGF comes from the coding sequence ATGTCCGACGCGCTGTTCTTCGACACGTTGCGACAGGGGCTTTGGATTGCGGTGATGATCTCCGCACCGATCCTGCTTGTGGCGTTGGTGGTGGGCCTCGCGATCGGGCTGTTCCAGGCGCTGACCTCCATTCAGGAAATGACGCTGACCTTCGTGCCGAAGATGGCTGCGATCCTCGTCGCTTTCTGGGCATCCATGAGCTTCATGACGCTGACGCTCGCCCGCTATTTCACGGACACGCTTGTCCCGATCATCGAAGGGTTCTGA
- a CDS encoding flagellar hook-basal body complex protein: MTDGIYPTLGRQSGLIREMNHIAQNIANASTTGYRAGGMIFSEHVVDTGNGNPSVSIAHANVETTRFAQGAMEQTGGTLDLAIEGDGYFLIDRGGAPFLTRAGSFLTGPNGGVVTAEGDAVLDAGGAPVFVPPGTGSIHVGLDGTVSADGQPVSQIGIVMPEAPDRMERAAGTFFDAGDDWFAVDQPRVLQGFLEGSNVNPVEEIARMVSVQNAYELGQSFMEKEDERLRSVFRLMEQ, from the coding sequence ATGACCGACGGCATCTATCCCACGCTGGGCCGCCAGTCCGGCCTGATCCGGGAAATGAACCATATCGCCCAGAACATCGCCAATGCCTCGACCACGGGATACCGCGCTGGCGGGATGATCTTTAGCGAGCATGTGGTCGATACCGGCAATGGGAACCCGTCGGTGTCCATTGCCCATGCCAACGTCGAGACAACGCGTTTCGCCCAAGGTGCCATGGAACAGACCGGTGGCACGCTGGATCTGGCCATCGAAGGCGACGGGTATTTCCTGATCGACCGGGGCGGGGCCCCGTTTCTGACCCGCGCCGGATCCTTTCTGACCGGTCCCAATGGCGGGGTTGTCACGGCCGAGGGCGACGCGGTTCTGGACGCGGGCGGTGCGCCCGTCTTCGTGCCTCCGGGCACCGGGTCGATCCATGTCGGCCTCGATGGCACCGTCTCGGCGGACGGACAGCCGGTGTCGCAGATCGGCATCGTCATGCCCGAAGCGCCCGACCGGATGGAGCGGGCCGCCGGCACCTTTTTCGATGCGGGTGACGATTGGTTCGCGGTGGATCAACCGCGCGTCCTGCAAGGCTTCCTCGAGGGGTCGAACGTCAACCCGGTCGAAGAAATCGCGCGCATGGTGTCGGTCCAGAACGCCTACGAACTCGGCCAGAGCTTTATGGAGAAGGAGGATGAACGCCTCCGCTCCGTCTTCAGATTGATGGAACAATAG
- the flgG gene encoding flagellar basal-body rod protein FlgG — protein MRALSIAATGMSAQQMRVEVISNNLANMNTTAYNARRAEFADLHYQQATRAGSIAASTGAVIPTGVQLGLGVRAAAVSMDVAQGTLAQTNGDLDIAIEGRGYLEVTLPSGNSAYTRDGAMKRTGDGLLVTSDGHPIVPDITIPDDARSISINPDGEVYAYFIDRTEPEQLGQLTLVGFSNEKGLEALGSNLYAETNGSGAPIVGFAGEDGLGMFRQGYLEDSSVDAVREITDLIEAQRGYEMNAKVITAADQMMSATTQIR, from the coding sequence ATGCGCGCCCTGAGTATCGCCGCCACCGGAATGTCGGCCCAGCAGATGCGGGTGGAGGTCATCTCCAACAACCTCGCCAACATGAACACGACCGCCTACAACGCCCGCCGCGCCGAATTCGCGGATCTGCACTATCAACAGGCCACCCGCGCCGGGTCCATCGCCGCCTCGACCGGGGCCGTGATCCCCACCGGGGTTCAACTGGGCCTGGGCGTGCGTGCCGCCGCCGTGTCTATGGACGTCGCCCAAGGGACGCTGGCCCAGACCAATGGTGACCTGGACATCGCCATCGAAGGGCGCGGCTATCTGGAGGTGACGCTGCCCTCGGGCAATTCCGCCTATACCCGCGACGGCGCGATGAAACGGACGGGCGACGGCCTTCTGGTTACGTCGGACGGGCACCCCATCGTGCCCGATATCACCATCCCCGACGATGCCCGCTCCATCAGCATCAACCCCGATGGGGAGGTCTACGCCTATTTCATTGACCGGACCGAGCCGGAGCAGCTGGGCCAGCTGACCCTCGTCGGGTTCTCCAATGAGAAGGGGTTGGAAGCGCTTGGATCGAACCTCTACGCCGAAACCAACGGGTCCGGCGCGCCGATCGTCGGGTTCGCTGGCGAGGACGGGCTGGGCATGTTCCGCCAAGGCTATCTGGAGGACAGCTCCGTCGATGCCGTGCGCGAAATCACCGACCTGATCGAGGCGCAGCGGGGCTATGAGATGAACGCCAAGGTCATCACCGCCGCCGACCAGATGATGTCGGCCACAACGCAGATCCGCTGA